DNA from Arthrobacter sp. FW305-BF8:
GCGACTGCACGATGCGCTCCGCGACGGACTCGGCATCCGCAGATCCGGTCAGGAGCACGACGAACTCGTCACCGCCCAGCCGGGCCACAGTGTCCTCCGGCCGGACGCAGGCCCTCAGCCGGCGGGCCACCTCCACAAGCATCTGGTCTCCGGCGGCGTGGCCCAGGATGTCGTTGACCTCCTTGAAGTCGTCAAGGTCCAGGAGGAGAACGTCGACGGCGGTACTGCTGCGGCCGTGCAGCGCTTCGGACAGTTGGTCATGGAACAGCTTGCGGTTGGCGAGCCCGGTAAGCGGATCCTGGAACGCCATGGCTTTCAGCTGTTCTGCCTGTTCGGCCAGATCCGCCATCGCTTGCCGGGCCTGTTCCTGGGCCCGGCGCCGCGGCGTGACATCCCGGAAGCTCCAGACCCTGCCCACCACCAGGTTGCCCACCCGCTGGGGCCGCGAGTAGCGTTCGAACGTGCGGCCGTCGAGGAACTCCAACGTGTCGTGGCTTTCGGCGGTGGGGTGCGCGTACAGTTCGTTGATCTTGGCCAGGAAGCTCTCCGGGTGCGCGAGGAGGCCAAGAACGAAATCAATCACTGCCGCGTCGTCGCCCCCGGCCATGAGCTCAGGGGGGATGCCCCACATCTTGGTGAACTGCTCGTTGATGCCGGCGATCTTTCCGTCGACCCCGACCACCAGGATCCCGTCAGCGGTGGACTCCAGGGTGGCGCTGAGCAGCGACATCGCCTCCCGCAGCTCGGCGTCGGTCTCCTGCCGGTGAAACGTGGCCCGGACCGATGCCACCAGGGATGGGCCGCCGTCGGAATTCAGCAGCGAGCATGCCACCTCACCGTGGAACTCCGTGCCGTCACTGTGCAGCCCATAGGACTCGAAGGGGGTCTTCGCGGCGGCGATGTCTCCGGACTCGCTGTGCAGGCTGGCAAGGAGCCGGTCGAAGCCGCTGCGGTAGCCTTCGGCGAGGAGCATGCGGTGGTCCTGGCCCACGAGCTGAAGCCTGCCGTAGCCGAAGAGACGCTCCGCGGCGGCATTTACCTGCGTGATGAGGCCGTCGCTGCCGACCACGAGGACCGCGTCCGGCAGCGAATCGAACAGGGCGGCGTAACCGGCTGGCGTCCCCCCAGGGCGTGGGGAAACAGCCGTCATGCGACCGTTGCGTGAGACCGCGAGAAACTCATTGGGCGTCCACCCCCTCAGCAAGATCGTACCGCTGATCGGGGGCCGATGACCGGCAGGCTTAGCCGGTGATGACTGGCGTAACCACCGGTGCCGCCTGGGTGCCGAGACCGCGCACCGTCCAGCCTTCGGCCTGCCAGGCCGCAGCGTCCAGCACGTTCCGTGCGTCCAGCACTGTCCGTCGTCGGACCAGCTGCCCGACGGCGGCCGGGGACAGTTCGCGGTACTCGGCCCATTCGGTCAGCAGCAGCACCAGCTCGGCACCCTCAAGCGCCCTCGCGGCAGAGGCCTCGAACCGCAGCTGCGGGTAGCGGATCCATGAGTTGTTGATGGCCTTCGGGTCCGTCACCGTGACGTGCGCTCCGGCGGAGGCGAGCCGGAGCGCGACGTCGAGGGCAGGGGAGTCGCGGATGTCGTCCGTGTCCGGCTTGAACGCCGCGCCCAGCACGGTGACCGTCCGGCCGGCGAGCATGCCGCCGCAGAGTTCCCGGGCAACCTCCGCGGTCCGGATGCGCTGGCCGAGGTTGATGGAGTCCACCACGCCCATCCAGTCGTCCACGGACCGGACCTCCAGCGCCTGCGCCTGGGCGCGGAAACTGCGGATGTCCTTGGGCAGGCAGCCCCCGCCGAACCCCAGCCCGGCGTGCAGGTAGCGGTTGCCGATGCGCGGATCCATGCCCATCGCCTCGCTCAGTTCGGTGACGTCGGCCCCGGCGGCGTCGCACAGTTCCGACATCGCGTTGATGAAGCTGACCTTCGTGGCCAGGTAGGCGTTCGACGCCGACTTGATCAGTTCCGCCGTCGCGAAATTGCATACGAGCCGCGGGATGCCGGCACGCAGCAACGGCTCGTACACCGCGTCCAGCACGGCGGTCACACCGCGGGCAGCTCCCTGCGTGCCGTCACTGCGGCGCCCGAACGCGCCCTCCTTGCCGCCGGGCACCCCGTACACCAGCCGGTCCGGCACCAGCGTGTCCTTCACCGCGGTGCCCTGCCGCAGGAACTCCGGATTCCAGCCCAGCAGCACGTCCGGCCGCGCTGCGAGCATGCGCCCCAGCCGGTCGACGGTGCCCACGGGCACAGTGGACTTACCGACGACGGCGGCTCCCCGGCTCAGGTGCGGAAGGAGACTTTTGGTCGCGGAGACCAGATAGCTGAGGTCGGCGCCGTCGGACGTCTTGGCCTGCGGCGTGCCCACGCAGAGGAAGTGCAGCTGCGCGCCGGCGGCGTCGGCAAAGTCCGTGGAGAAGCTGAGGCGGCCGGTGGCGCAGCCGTCGCGCAGGAGCTCATCCAGCCCCGGCTCGAAGAAGGAGGCCCGGCCGCCGGCGAGCTGCTCGGCCCGTGCGGGGTCGACGTCGATCCCCACCACGGTGTGGCCCATCGAGGCAAGGGTGGCAGCATGGACGGCACCGAGGTAGCCGCAGCCGATCACGGAAATTTTCACTGTGTGGCTCCTTCGGTCTGGATGGTCTTGGTTTCGACGTGATCTGGACAAGCTCGATCAAGGGTGGAGGCCCCGGCAATCGCCTCCTTGTAGTGCCGCACCAGCTCCGCGCACAGGGCCGGCCACGTCCGGCCCTGGACCGAGGCGTAAGCTGCCGCCGCGAATGCACGGCGCTTGGCGTCGTCGCCCGTCAGGTCCATCACATGCCGGCGCAGGCCGGCCAGATCGCCGGGCTCATAGAGCCAGCCGGTACGGGAATTCTCGACCAGATCCAGCGGGCCCCCGCGGCCGGTGGCCACCACCGGCACGCCGGATGCCATGGCCTCCTGGATGCTCTGGCAGAAGGTCTCGAACTCGCCAGGGTGAACGAACAGATCGAACGACGCCATGGCCCGGGCCAGCTCCTCGCCGCCGAGGAAACCGGTGAACACCGCAGCGGGAAGGACCTCCTCCAGCGCCGCCCGCTGCGGACCGTCGCCCACAATCACCAGGCGGGTGCCCGGAACATCTGCCAGCACGGCGAGGTCTTCCACCTGTTTCTCCACCGCCAGCCGGCCAACGTAGCCGATGATCCGCTCACCGCCAGGCGCCACGGACGCCCGCCACCCGTCGTCGCGCTTTCCCGGCGTGAACCGCGCGATATCCACACCGCGCCGCCACATGCCCACGCGCAGAATTCCGCGGCCGCGCAACTGGTTCAGCGCGAAAGTGGACGGCACCAGCGTCCGGGACGCCAGGAGATGAATGTTTTCCACACGGTTCCAGGCCCAGTTCTCCAGGAACGGCACCCCGTACCGGGCGGCGTAGCTGGGAACCTCGGTCTGGTAGATGGCCACGGTGGGGATCCCCAGCTGGTGCGCGGCCTGCGCCGCCCGCCAGCCGAGCACGAACGGCGACGCCAGGTGGACCACGTCCGGTGCGTAGTCGGCAAGGATTCTCTTGACCCGGTACACACCTCCCAGCGCCACGCGCACGTTCGTGTAACCGGCCAGCGGAACAGAGGGCAGCCGGTGGACAAACGCGCCGTTCACAACGTCCAGAACATCAGCGTCCGACGTCGACGGCGCAATCACCAGCACCTCATCGCCCCGCTCCTGCAGATGTTCAAGCACCCGCAGGATGGAGTGCGTAACTCCGTTCATCAGCGGCAGGAATGATTCGGCAACGATAGCGATCCTCACACCTCAACGGTGTTCCTGCAGTCTAACCGTGCGGGGGAGCCGGCGTGACAAGGAAGGGAAGGTTGGGTTAACAGGCGGGGCTACTGTCCCTCGTGGCGGAGAACGTCCGGTAGTTCATCCACGAAGACGGTCTGCGGCGGTTCGAAGTAGATGACCAGCACCTCGTCACCCACCGTGAAAACGCTGACCTTGTCGAACGGGTAGGCGTGGAAGGCGCTGGTGCCGCCGCGGTAGGCGAGCATCACCTCGCCCACGGTTCCGGGGCCAATCTGACCGCTCACCCGGCCGATCTTCCCGGTCAGGGTCCGGTCAACGTTCCTGTGCACTGTGCCGCCCCCTTCCCTGGGCTTCCTGCGGCGCCGGTCCTAGGCGCCTGGCTGCTTCGGCGGCTGCTTGGCATGGTTCTGCCCGTTCTTCAGCGCACCTGAAAGCCGCGGCAGGAACGAGCCAGCCTGGGTGATGATCCCGCCCACCATGCTGTTGAGGCCGTCCGCGCCGTTCAGGACGGTGAGCTGGTCCACGTGTCCAAACGGCTCGGCCGCCGCCGCCACAATCGACGGCATGTTCTCCGCCAACTGCTGGGCAATGACGGCATCCTGGTTGCTCTCCAACGCCTCGCCGCGGGCCTTGATGCCCTCCGCCTCAGCCAGGGCCTTCGCCTTGATGGCGGACGCCGAGGCATCGCCGCGCGCCTTGGTGGCCGCCGCCTCGGCCTCGCCCGTCACCCGGGTGGCTCCGGCGATGGCCGCGGCCGCGCTCGCGCTGGCCTGTGCCTCCACTTCCACACGGCGGGCATTGGCCTGCGCCTCGAGCTCCGTCCGCTTGGCACGGGCTTCGGCTGCGCTGATGTCCGCCGCCTTCTGCGCCTCCGCCTCGGTGCGCTGTGCGTAGGCCTTCGCATCGGCGGGCTTGCGGATGGTGGTCTGCAGCTTCTGTTCCTCGCGGTCCGCCTCGAGCTTGGCCACTTCGGTTTCCTGGACCACCACCTGCTGGCGGGCGGTGGCGTCTGCCAGCGGGCCGGCCTGCGCGGCATTGGCCCGTGCCCGTTCGGCGTTGGCCTGCGCCGCCGACTGTTTGATGGCGGACAGGCTCTGCGCATCGGCGACCTGTGCGGCGGCCTCGGCTTCCCGCTCCGCGGCCTCGCGGTTGCGGGTGGCCTCCGCAATGCGGGCCTCCATCTTGACCTGGGCGATGTGCGGCTTGGCGATGTTCTGGATGTAGCCGGTGGGGTCCTGGAGGTCCTTGATCTGCAGGGAATCAACCACGAGTCCCAGCTTTTCCATTTCCACCCCGCTAGCGCCGCGGACCTGGGAGGCCAACTTGTCGCGCTCGCGGATAATTTCCTCCACAGTCATGCTGCCGATAATGGAACGCAGGTGGCCCTCGAAGACGTTGTACACCTGGCTTTCCATCTTCGGCTGCTGGCCAAGAAACCTTCGGGCGGCGTTGGCAATAAACGCCGGGGCGTCCCCGATTTTGTAAATGACGACGCCTTCAACGATCACCTGGATACCCTGGGACGTCACGCAGGAGACCTTCAGCTCCGTCTCGTTCAGCGTGAGCGACAGCGTGCGGACGGTCTGCAGGCCCGGAACCACCAGTGCGCCCTTGCCGGTGACGATCTTGAAGTCCATCCCGTCGGTGCTTTCCAGGGTGCCGCGCGTCAGCCCGGAAATTATGAGGGCCTCGTTTGGTTCGGCCACTTTCCACATGAGTTTGACCGCCAGCCAGATCACCAGAATGCCCAGCAGCACCGAGACAACAATGATGATCAGCGGCAGGATGGCTGCCAGGTTCTCCATGGCGGTGTCCTCTCAGTGCAAAGGAATGAAGTTGGGCACTACCCCGCAAGTGCGGCATGACCAGCTGTAATAGACAGTCTGGTGGTGCGCCGGGGCATAGTCCAGCGATTTGGGCGGCCTAGGAGAGCGAGCTCCCAGGCACACCAGATCGGCACCGGCTCTGGCCGGTCACTGCCACCGGCTGTAGTGTCTCTCCTGATGGCCGACGGCGGTCCCTACCTGCCAGATCCAGCCCGCCGGACCCTGATCCACCAGATCTCGAACCCCATCCCGACCCGAGGAGCATGCGTGGCACTGACCAAGGGCACCGAAGTGGAGTGGAACACTCCGCAGGGAAAGACCCACGGCAAGATCGTGGAAAAGAAAACGAGCGACTTCGAGCTCGACGGACACACCCACCGGGCCAGCGACGACGAACCCCAGTACGTTGTGGAGTCCGCAAAGACGGGGGCAAGAGCCGCGCACAAGGCGGGCGCCCTGACGGAAAAGAAGGGCTAGTCCCATGGAACCTGAATCAGGTCCTCCGCGTTCCAGCACACCTCCCGTTCCGCCGTCGCTCGGGAACCGGACCGGTGCCGCCGGCGCTTCGGGCCCGGCGAGCAACGGACGACGGCGGTACAACGTGCTGGTGGTCGGCGGCGGGAACGCCGGGATATCGCTGGCCGCGCGGCTGCGGCGCTACGGCGTCCGTGACGTTGCGGTGGTGGAACCCAGCGGCAGGCACCTCTTTCAGCCGCTGTTCTCGCACATCGGCGGCGGCACCGCCGAGGCCGCCGAAGCCGTGCGCCCGCAGGAATCCGTCATGCCGAAGGGCGTGACCTGGATTCCGGACAGCGCCGTGGACATCAAACCGGAAACGAACACCGTGGAACTGGCCTCCGGGATCCGGCTCAGCTACGGCCACGTGGTGGTGTGCCCTGGCCTGCAGCTTGACTGGCACAAGGTGCCTGGCCTGGCCGAGGCCATGGAATCGCCCCATGCCTCCTCGAATTATGTGTATGAGTTGGCTCCCAAGACCTGGGCCCTGCTGAGCGGGCTGAGGAGCGGAACAGCCGTGTTCACCATGCCCTCGGGACCGGTCAAATGCGGCGGTGCCTCGCAGAAACCCATGTACCTAGCCTGCGACTACTGGCGCCAGCAGGGAGTGCTGTCCAACATCCGCGTGGTGATGGTGGTGCCGACCCCCACGGTCTACGGCGTGCCGGGGGTGGACGAGGAACTGAACCGCAAGATCGCCGAGTACGGCATTGAGCTGCGGTGCAACAGCGAGGTGACCGCCGTAGACGCGGCTGCCCGCGCCGTGCAAATCCACGACGCCGCCAGCGGCTCGAGCGAGAGCCTCACTTACGACGTCCTGCACGCCGTACCGCCGCAGTCGGCGCCCGACTGGCTCAAGTCCACTGCATTGCCGGCATCCGGTGACGACGGCGGCTTCGTGGAAGTGGACCCGGAGACGCTGCGTCACCCCAGGTACCCGAACGTCTGGTCCCTAGGCGACGCCGCCGGCACCAAAAACTCCAAGGCCGGCGCCGCCCTCCGGAAACAGACCACCGTGCTGGCGAAGAACCTTAAAGCAATCATCAAAGGCGAGGAGCCCAAGACCAAGTACAACGGCTACTCGGCTTGCCCCTTCACCGTGTCCCGGTCAACGGTGGTGTTCGCCGAGTTCGACGACGAGTACAAGCCCATGCCCACGATCCCCAAAGTGGCGAAGGAGCGGCATTCCACCTGGATCCTCGAACGCGACCTTTTCCCTGGCATCTATTGGAACCTGATCCTGAAGGGCCGGGCCTGAGCCCGCGCAACTGCCTGGCCCCAGTCGCCTGATCCCCGACACCAGACAGGCGCCTGACCGTTGGCGCCTGACCACAGGCAACCGGCCGAGCACAGACAAGCGGCCGGCCCGCGTGAGGCGGGCCGGCCGGCGTCGTATTTGGACTCTTTGGGGCGTTGTTGGCGTTACGGGTTTTGGACGTGGTCCTTGGCGTCCGTGGCGGTGGCTTTGACGTCTGAGGCGGCGGTTTGGCCTTCGTCCTTGACGTGCTGGGCGGCGTCGGTGGCGGTGGACTTGACGTTTTCCATGGCCTCCTGGGCGGGTTCTTTCCAGCCCTGGGCCATGTCCTTGGCGGCCTCGGTGACCTGGCTGGTCAGGGGTTCGGCCGCGGTCTTGAGGGCGTCGGCGGCTTCGCGTTCCTTCTCGCTTGGCGGGATGAGGGAGGAGACGAGCAGCCCGGCGCCGAAGGCGATCAGGCCGGCGGCGAGGGGGTTGCCCTGGGTTTTGGCGGCGACTTTCTGGGGTGCGTCGGCGATCGCTTCGCCGGCGCCGTGGAGGGCGTTCCCGGCGGCGTCGGTGGCCTGGTGGACCCCGCCGCTGGTGTTGTGGGCGGCGTGGTGGAGGCTGCCGGAGGTGTTGTGGGTGGCGTGTTCTGCGGTGCCCATGACTTTGTCCTTTACTCCGAAGACGGCGTCCTTCACCTTGTTGGTTTGGCGGTGGACGATGTTGGAGGGGGTGACTTTGTCGGCGACGGCGTCCACGTTGGTGCCGAGGCGGGCGCGGGTTGCTTCGATGTCGGCGCGGATGGCGTCCGGGTTCTCACTCATCGGTGGTCTCCGTTCGGTTTGAGGGTGGGCGGGATTTCCTTGGCTGTCTCCATGGTCTGGGGCATGCCCTTGATGTGTTTGAGTTCCTTGCGTCCGACGCTGGCGAGGATCGCGGCGATGATGCCCCAGATCACGGCGACGACGACGGCGGACCAGCCCAGGCCCATGAGTTCGCCGAGGGCGTACCAGAGGGCGATGGAGAGGAACAGGAGCACGAAGTGCCCGGCGACGCCGGCGCCGGCGAGCATGCCGCCGCCCTTGCCGGCGCGGGTGCCGGACTGTTTCAGTTCGGCTTTGGCGAGTTCGATTTCCTGCCGCATCAGGGTGGACAGGTCACGGGTGACATCGCCCAGGAGGTCACCAAGGGAGGTGGTATCGGCCTTCGCGTGCGCAGCCGTCTGCGGGGTATCAGGTATCTGGCTGCTCACAGGGGACGCCCCCCACCCTCGGTATCATCAGTATCCCGGCGCCTCGGCTCCCCGTAGCCCGGTTCGCCATAACCCGGCTCACCGATGGCCGGCTCTCCGACGCCCGGTTCGCCGTAGGCAGGCTCACCGTACGCGGGCTGACCGGTCGTCTGTTCCCCGTAAGTCTGCTCGCCGTACGCCGGCTGGGTGTAGGCGGGCTCTCCCAGTCCGGCCTGGTCGTAGAGCGGTGTGCCGATCCCGGTGTCAAGGCTGCTATCGGTGACCGGCGGCTGGACGGGGTAGGGCGGAACTGTGCTCGCGTAGCCCGCGCCGGTTGCCGTCTCGGGGGCGCCGGCCTGCAGGCTGCGGCCCAGGCGGCCGGCAAGCAGGCCCGCGCCTGCCGCGAGGAGCAGGAAGGTGCCGGGGCGCTGGCGGGCGAAGGACTTGACCTCGTCCAGCAGTGAGCCCGGGTCGCGGTTGTCCAGCCAGGACGCGACCGACTCGGAGCGGTCCGCGGCTTGCCGGATCAGGTCCGAGGCTACGCCCTGCTGGTCAGGTGCGTCGGCCATGGTGCGCAGCTGCGAGGAGATGGTGCGGATGCCTTCGGCGGCCTTCGTCTGCTGGGTGCCGGCCTGGCTGGTCAGGTCCGACTTCGCCTGGTGCAGCAGGTCCTTGGCGCTGTTCTTGGCCTCGTACGCGACGTTCTTCGCCTCGGCCTTGGCCGTCTCGGCAACGTTCTGGGCGGCAACTTTAGTCTCGCCGGCGACGTTCGCGGCCTCTTCCTTCGCCACGTCCTTCTTCGAGGACGCATCGTCCTGGTAGCCCGGGCTGCCGGTGTAGCCAGTGGTGCC
Protein-coding regions in this window:
- a CDS encoding putative bifunctional diguanylate cyclase/phosphodiesterase produces the protein MTAVSPRPGGTPAGYAALFDSLPDAVLVVGSDGLITQVNAAAERLFGYGRLQLVGQDHRMLLAEGYRSGFDRLLASLHSESGDIAAAKTPFESYGLHSDGTEFHGEVACSLLNSDGGPSLVASVRATFHRQETDAELREAMSLLSATLESTADGILVVGVDGKIAGINEQFTKMWGIPPELMAGGDDAAVIDFVLGLLAHPESFLAKINELYAHPTAESHDTLEFLDGRTFERYSRPQRVGNLVVGRVWSFRDVTPRRRAQEQARQAMADLAEQAEQLKAMAFQDPLTGLANRKLFHDQLSEALHGRSSTAVDVLLLDLDDFKEVNDILGHAAGDQMLVEVARRLRACVRPEDTVARLGGDEFVVLLTGSADAESVAERIVQSLNVPVWIEGSMRRPSLSLGIASLCADAVAASELLRRADVAMYAAKAAGKNRYMRFKPEMMTALVQRTDMEAGLRLAVDNDEIRVSYQPVVSPQVGEVIQFEALARWERDGRNVPPSQFIPTAERSGLISVIGLQMMRESFIQLGAWLSRGAERSLAVNVSGVQLRDRGFAGNVLDMAKSHGMVPRQLVLEVTESVFFDADDHVISQLASLRSAGVRVALDDFGTGYSSLGRLQDLPVDAVKIDQSFVSMVRTGAEKLPILSSMINMAHSLGLSVTAEGIETSEQAAYLMDLQCDALQGYLFSVPESEACLDQAISRSAEALQALEGLHLRR
- a CDS encoding UDP-glucose dehydrogenase family protein — protein: MKISVIGCGYLGAVHAATLASMGHTVVGIDVDPARAEQLAGGRASFFEPGLDELLRDGCATGRLSFSTDFADAAGAQLHFLCVGTPQAKTSDGADLSYLVSATKSLLPHLSRGAAVVGKSTVPVGTVDRLGRMLAARPDVLLGWNPEFLRQGTAVKDTLVPDRLVYGVPGGKEGAFGRRSDGTQGAARGVTAVLDAVYEPLLRAGIPRLVCNFATAELIKSASNAYLATKVSFINAMSELCDAAGADVTELSEAMGMDPRIGNRYLHAGLGFGGGCLPKDIRSFRAQAQALEVRSVDDWMGVVDSINLGQRIRTAEVARELCGGMLAGRTVTVLGAAFKPDTDDIRDSPALDVALRLASAGAHVTVTDPKAINNSWIRYPQLRFEASAARALEGAELVLLLTEWAEYRELSPAAVGQLVRRRTVLDARNVLDAAAWQAEGWTVRGLGTQAAPVVTPVITG
- a CDS encoding glycosyltransferase family 4 protein yields the protein MRIAIVAESFLPLMNGVTHSILRVLEHLQERGDEVLVIAPSTSDADVLDVVNGAFVHRLPSVPLAGYTNVRVALGGVYRVKRILADYAPDVVHLASPFVLGWRAAQAAHQLGIPTVAIYQTEVPSYAARYGVPFLENWAWNRVENIHLLASRTLVPSTFALNQLRGRGILRVGMWRRGVDIARFTPGKRDDGWRASVAPGGERIIGYVGRLAVEKQVEDLAVLADVPGTRLVIVGDGPQRAALEEVLPAAVFTGFLGGEELARAMASFDLFVHPGEFETFCQSIQEAMASGVPVVATGRGGPLDLVENSRTGWLYEPGDLAGLRRHVMDLTGDDAKRRAFAAAAYASVQGRTWPALCAELVRHYKEAIAGASTLDRACPDHVETKTIQTEGATQ
- a CDS encoding flotillin family protein gives rise to the protein MENLAAILPLIIIVVSVLLGILVIWLAVKLMWKVAEPNEALIISGLTRGTLESTDGMDFKIVTGKGALVVPGLQTVRTLSLTLNETELKVSCVTSQGIQVIVEGVVIYKIGDAPAFIANAARRFLGQQPKMESQVYNVFEGHLRSIIGSMTVEEIIRERDKLASQVRGASGVEMEKLGLVVDSLQIKDLQDPTGYIQNIAKPHIAQVKMEARIAEATRNREAAEREAEAAAQVADAQSLSAIKQSAAQANAERARANAAQAGPLADATARQQVVVQETEVAKLEADREEQKLQTTIRKPADAKAYAQRTEAEAQKAADISAAEARAKRTELEAQANARRVEVEAQASASAAAAIAGATRVTGEAEAAATKARGDASASAIKAKALAEAEGIKARGEALESNQDAVIAQQLAENMPSIVAAAAEPFGHVDQLTVLNGADGLNSMVGGIITQAGSFLPRLSGALKNGQNHAKQPPKQPGA
- a CDS encoding DUF2945 domain-containing protein is translated as MALTKGTEVEWNTPQGKTHGKIVEKKTSDFELDGHTHRASDDEPQYVVESAKTGARAAHKAGALTEKKG
- a CDS encoding NAD(P)/FAD-dependent oxidoreductase produces the protein MEPESGPPRSSTPPVPPSLGNRTGAAGASGPASNGRRRYNVLVVGGGNAGISLAARLRRYGVRDVAVVEPSGRHLFQPLFSHIGGGTAEAAEAVRPQESVMPKGVTWIPDSAVDIKPETNTVELASGIRLSYGHVVVCPGLQLDWHKVPGLAEAMESPHASSNYVYELAPKTWALLSGLRSGTAVFTMPSGPVKCGGASQKPMYLACDYWRQQGVLSNIRVVMVVPTPTVYGVPGVDEELNRKIAEYGIELRCNSEVTAVDAAARAVQIHDAASGSSESLTYDVLHAVPPQSAPDWLKSTALPASGDDGGFVEVDPETLRHPRYPNVWSLGDAAGTKNSKAGAALRKQTTVLAKNLKAIIKGEEPKTKYNGYSACPFTVSRSTVVFAEFDDEYKPMPTIPKVAKERHSTWILERDLFPGIYWNLILKGRA
- a CDS encoding DUF3618 domain-containing protein; this translates as MSENPDAIRADIEATRARLGTNVDAVADKVTPSNIVHRQTNKVKDAVFGVKDKVMGTAEHATHNTSGSLHHAAHNTSGGVHQATDAAGNALHGAGEAIADAPQKVAAKTQGNPLAAGLIAFGAGLLVSSLIPPSEKEREAADALKTAAEPLTSQVTEAAKDMAQGWKEPAQEAMENVKSTATDAAQHVKDEGQTAASDVKATATDAKDHVQNP
- a CDS encoding phage holin family protein produces the protein MSSQIPDTPQTAAHAKADTTSLGDLLGDVTRDLSTLMRQEIELAKAELKQSGTRAGKGGGMLAGAGVAGHFVLLFLSIALWYALGELMGLGWSAVVVAVIWGIIAAILASVGRKELKHIKGMPQTMETAKEIPPTLKPNGDHR